A single window of Oerskovia paurometabola DNA harbors:
- a CDS encoding metal-dependent hydrolase — protein MMGGHHAACGAAAWVAVTSTAPYTLGIYPVSDVGVVTGAIVCAGAALLPDADHHSGTIAHSLPPVSEGVANLVETISGGHRRGTHSILGIAVFTALAWLAGLVTYESDTFGTVAVGAGVVAILLVAFALKALKLTRGGKLGPWIGSITIAILVALLAPEEWNWLPVAVGLGVTVHIVGDVMTTGGCPLLWPITFKAPRWVRRTNVLNDIWRPGGNFALPVLGNAGSVREWLFLIPVTAYAVAGVVWSLLTQMGLDTSGTYTLLVSSFGG, from the coding sequence ATGATGGGTGGCCACCACGCCGCCTGCGGCGCGGCCGCATGGGTGGCGGTCACCTCGACCGCCCCGTACACGCTCGGTATCTACCCCGTCTCGGACGTGGGCGTCGTCACGGGCGCGATCGTGTGCGCCGGCGCGGCCCTGCTGCCCGACGCCGACCACCACTCGGGCACCATCGCGCACTCGCTGCCGCCCGTCTCCGAGGGGGTCGCCAACCTGGTCGAGACCATCTCCGGCGGGCACCGCCGCGGGACGCACTCGATCCTCGGGATCGCGGTCTTCACCGCGCTCGCGTGGCTCGCGGGTCTCGTGACGTACGAGTCGGACACGTTCGGGACCGTCGCTGTCGGGGCGGGCGTCGTCGCGATCCTGCTCGTCGCGTTCGCGCTCAAGGCCCTCAAGCTCACGCGCGGCGGCAAGCTCGGACCGTGGATCGGGTCGATCACGATCGCGATCCTCGTCGCGCTCCTGGCCCCCGAGGAGTGGAACTGGCTCCCCGTCGCGGTCGGGCTCGGCGTCACGGTCCACATCGTCGGCGACGTCATGACCACGGGCGGGTGCCCGCTGCTGTGGCCGATCACGTTCAAGGCGCCGCGCTGGGTGCGCAGGACCAACGTGCTCAACGACATCTGGCGCCCGGGCGGCAACTTCGCGCTGCCCGTCCTGGGCAACGCCGGGTCCGTGCGCGAGTGGCTCTTCCTGATCCCGGTCACCGCGTACGCCGTCGCGGGCGTCGTGTGGTCGCTGCTGACCCAGATGGGCCTCGACACGAGCGGCACGTACACGCTGCTCGTGTCCTCGTTCGGAGGCTGA
- a CDS encoding methylated-DNA--[protein]-cysteine S-methyltransferase, with the protein MSDLLDRPEEPGSPASEPGTPTTQAGRTVHHAVFDSPVGELTAVGTADGLRALYFDAHKRRPTGETFGERDDDAFEEVRVQVGEYFAGARRDFDLDLAPVGDGFQKKVWALLAQIPYGETRTYGDLAVALGDRNLARAVGAANGQNPLSIVVPCHRVVGADGSLTGYAGGLERKRFLLALEESDETRASRLF; encoded by the coding sequence GTGTCGGATCTGCTGGACCGGCCCGAGGAGCCCGGGAGCCCCGCGTCCGAGCCAGGTACCCCCACGACCCAGGCCGGCCGGACGGTGCATCACGCGGTCTTCGACTCGCCGGTGGGCGAGCTCACCGCGGTCGGCACGGCCGACGGGCTGCGCGCGCTGTACTTCGACGCCCACAAGCGCCGCCCCACGGGCGAGACCTTCGGCGAGCGCGACGACGACGCGTTCGAGGAGGTCCGCGTCCAGGTCGGCGAGTACTTCGCGGGGGCGCGGCGCGACTTCGACCTGGACCTGGCCCCGGTCGGGGACGGCTTCCAGAAGAAGGTCTGGGCGTTGCTCGCCCAGATCCCGTACGGCGAGACGCGGACCTACGGCGACCTCGCGGTCGCGCTCGGCGACCGGAACCTGGCCCGCGCGGTCGGTGCGGCCAACGGCCAGAACCCGCTGAGCATCGTCGTGCCCTGCCACCGCGTCGTCGGGGCCGACGGCTCCCTGACGGGGTACGCGGGCGGGCTCGAGCGCAAGCGGTTCCTCCTGGCCCTCGAGGAGTCCGACGAGACGCGCGCGAGCAGGCTCTTCTGA
- a CDS encoding RNA polymerase sigma factor has translation MKPFERVVAEHGATVLRVCRAVLGPVDAEDAWSETFLSALQAYPRLDEGANVEAWLVTIAHRKAIDVTRVRARAPIAVPDVAGLTHEPSRDGLPERGVEQRDDDLWRALAALPPKQRQAVAYHHVAGLPYQEVAAILGGSAEAARRAASDGMATLRRTYPPAGPSAERAPSSVRASKGSAS, from the coding sequence GTGAAGCCCTTCGAACGCGTCGTCGCCGAGCACGGCGCCACGGTCCTGCGGGTGTGCCGCGCGGTCCTCGGCCCCGTGGACGCCGAGGACGCGTGGTCCGAGACCTTCCTGTCGGCCCTCCAGGCGTACCCGCGCCTCGACGAGGGGGCCAACGTCGAGGCCTGGCTCGTGACGATCGCGCACCGCAAGGCGATCGACGTCACCCGCGTCCGTGCCCGGGCCCCGATCGCGGTGCCCGACGTCGCCGGGCTCACCCACGAGCCCAGCCGCGACGGGCTCCCCGAACGGGGCGTCGAGCAGCGCGACGACGACCTGTGGCGGGCGCTCGCAGCCCTGCCGCCCAAGCAGCGCCAGGCCGTGGCCTACCACCACGTCGCGGGGCTGCCCTACCAGGAGGTCGCCGCGATCCTCGGCGGCAGCGCCGAGGCCGCGCGCCGCGCCGCCTCGGACGGCATGGCGACGCTGCGGCGCACCTACCCGCCCGCCGGCCCCTCGGCCGAGCGCGCTCCCTCCTCCGTCCGCGCCTCGAAAGGAAGTGCCTCATGA
- a CDS encoding methylated-DNA--[protein]-cysteine S-methyltransferase yields the protein MSDTSFDDVAFLATLGTALDSQATLSRLHDRLSEDAASSGLLDVAYRTLDTPVGTLLLAATDAGVVRIAFDVEGHDAVLDRIARTVSPRVLRAPGRLDRLATEIDEYFAGERRAFDLPLDLTMASGPFRREVLTHLRDIGYGRTASYAQVAAAAGSPRAVRAVGTACAKNPLPLVVPCHRVVRSDGTSGSYAGGAEAKRLLLALERAA from the coding sequence ATGAGCGACACCTCGTTCGACGACGTCGCCTTCCTCGCGACCCTCGGTACCGCTCTCGACTCCCAGGCCACGCTCTCGCGGCTGCACGACCGTCTCTCGGAGGACGCAGCGTCGTCGGGCCTGCTGGACGTCGCCTACCGCACGCTCGACACCCCCGTGGGGACGCTGCTGCTCGCCGCGACCGACGCGGGCGTCGTGCGCATCGCGTTCGACGTCGAGGGGCACGACGCCGTCCTCGACCGCATCGCCCGCACCGTGAGCCCGCGCGTCCTGCGCGCCCCCGGGCGCCTCGACCGGCTCGCGACCGAGATCGACGAGTACTTCGCGGGCGAGCGCCGCGCGTTCGACCTGCCGCTCGACCTGACCATGGCCTCGGGGCCCTTCCGGCGCGAGGTCCTGACCCACCTGCGGGACATCGGCTACGGCCGCACCGCGTCCTACGCCCAGGTCGCGGCCGCCGCGGGCAGCCCGCGGGCCGTGCGGGCCGTGGGCACCGCGTGCGCCAAGAACCCGCTGCCGCTCGTGGTGCCGTGCCACCGGGTCGTGCGCTCGGACGGCACGAGCGGCAGCTACGCGGGCGGCGCCGAGGCCAAGCGCCTGCTGCTCGCCCTGGAGCGAGCCGCATGA
- a CDS encoding DNA-3-methyladenine glycosylase family protein, whose translation MTTLPDGVATAPEAAAPEAGAWSRHVPVMLPFDAASALATLVAHAVPGVDRVDRSGVGRGEVTRLVETASGAAAVTVRLAPEEVEVRGSGPDADETCALVARWFDTDADLATVHAVLGADPVLAPLLAARPGLRVVGHPSGFEAAVTTVLGQQVSLAACRTFAGRLAAAYGRPAARAGEEGLRLFPDPGTLAGAQAADLQSAVGITGARARTLLALAEACADGLTLAPDTAGDPVALADTRARLLALPGVGPWTVDYLSVKVLGDRDGFVPGDLVLRKALGGIDARAAAAAALAWSPVRAYALFHLWTHTAY comes from the coding sequence ATGACCACCCTGCCCGACGGCGTCGCGACCGCCCCGGAGGCCGCCGCGCCCGAGGCGGGGGCCTGGTCGCGGCACGTGCCCGTGATGCTGCCCTTCGACGCGGCCTCGGCCCTCGCCACGCTCGTCGCGCACGCCGTGCCGGGCGTCGACCGGGTCGACCGCTCCGGCGTCGGACGGGGGGAGGTGACCCGCCTCGTCGAGACGGCCTCGGGCGCGGCGGCCGTGACGGTGCGGCTGGCACCCGAGGAGGTCGAGGTGCGGGGGAGCGGCCCGGACGCGGACGAGACCTGCGCCCTGGTCGCCCGGTGGTTCGACACCGACGCCGACCTCGCGACCGTGCACGCCGTGCTCGGGGCCGACCCCGTGCTGGCCCCGCTGCTCGCCGCCCGCCCCGGCCTGCGGGTCGTCGGGCACCCGTCCGGGTTCGAGGCCGCGGTCACGACGGTCCTGGGACAACAGGTCTCGCTCGCCGCGTGCCGGACCTTCGCGGGGCGGCTCGCGGCCGCGTACGGGCGCCCGGCCGCTCGTGCCGGTGAGGAGGGCCTGCGGCTCTTCCCCGACCCGGGGACGCTCGCGGGCGCGCAGGCGGCGGACCTGCAGTCCGCCGTCGGGATCACGGGCGCCCGGGCCCGCACGCTGCTCGCGCTCGCGGAGGCCTGCGCGGACGGGTTGACGCTCGCGCCGGACACGGCAGGCGACCCGGTGGCGCTCGCGGACACGCGCGCCCGCCTGCTCGCGCTGCCGGGCGTCGGGCCCTGGACCGTGGACTACCTGTCGGTCAAGGTGCTGGGGGACCGCGACGGGTTCGTGCCCGGGGACCTCGTGCTGCGCAAGGCCCTCGGTGGGATCGACGCGCGCGCCGCGGCCGCGGCGGCGCTGGCGTGGTCCCCCGTGCGGGCGTACGCGCTGTTCCACCTCTGGACGCACACGGCGTACTGA
- a CDS encoding LssY C-terminal domain-containing protein: MTRESAPDAARSTAARVDVPASPPADAAAVQPADVAPGRTGPPAPRGLRHRLVELGDGFFFVFAGLAAVWLAWLVLSESIHLGWFAILYVVAVWLVIAYLALPRLHRILTTLYVPEYFIGRTRTANGLLGDPVNLALLGDEAQVRAAMEAAGWTLADDVTLASSGRIVAATLGRRSYDQAPVSPLFLFGRQQDFAFQQEVEGNPSRRHHIRFWRCPPGWPLPGGRRVDWLAAGTYDRSVGFSLFTLQVTHKIEADTDEERDHVVATLLGADVGVEVEVIEDFSTGYHARNGGGDAIRTDGDLPVADVRGVAVPATSAAGPDGANAATERPTRRPAATTVGALLVVLGVVADLVWLANLALHWDQTLRSLFLGGSVTQADIDEASGPLLVLVVVLLSLVALFQLFLAWRVLRGRNWARDLVMVLAAISTTSSFVGWAVSGNQITLSTTLLTVALDILMLLTLSSRDAAAYARDARAERRLRRERRRAGGRG; the protein is encoded by the coding sequence GTGACCCGCGAGAGCGCGCCCGACGCCGCCCGCAGCACCGCTGCGCGCGTCGACGTGCCCGCGAGCCCTCCCGCCGACGCCGCCGCCGTCCAGCCCGCCGACGTAGCCCCCGGTCGGACCGGTCCGCCTGCCCCTCGCGGCCTGCGGCATCGGCTCGTCGAGCTGGGCGACGGGTTCTTCTTCGTCTTCGCGGGCCTCGCCGCCGTGTGGCTCGCGTGGCTCGTGCTGAGCGAGTCGATCCACCTCGGCTGGTTCGCGATCCTCTACGTCGTCGCCGTGTGGCTCGTCATCGCCTACCTCGCCCTGCCGCGGCTGCACCGGATCCTCACGACGCTCTACGTGCCCGAGTACTTCATCGGCCGCACGCGCACCGCCAACGGGTTGCTGGGCGACCCGGTCAACCTCGCGCTGCTGGGGGACGAGGCGCAGGTCCGGGCCGCGATGGAGGCCGCAGGGTGGACGCTCGCCGACGACGTCACGCTCGCCTCGAGCGGACGCATCGTCGCGGCCACGCTCGGCCGGCGCAGCTACGACCAGGCGCCCGTGAGTCCCCTGTTCCTGTTCGGGCGCCAGCAGGACTTCGCGTTCCAGCAGGAGGTCGAGGGGAACCCGTCTCGCCGCCACCACATCAGGTTCTGGCGCTGCCCGCCGGGCTGGCCGCTCCCGGGCGGACGTCGCGTCGACTGGCTCGCGGCCGGGACGTACGACCGGTCGGTGGGCTTCTCCCTGTTCACGCTCCAGGTGACGCACAAGATCGAGGCCGACACCGACGAGGAGCGCGACCACGTCGTGGCGACGCTGCTCGGGGCCGACGTCGGCGTCGAGGTCGAGGTCATCGAGGACTTCTCGACCGGGTACCACGCACGCAACGGCGGCGGCGACGCGATCCGCACCGACGGCGACCTCCCCGTCGCGGACGTCCGGGGCGTCGCGGTCCCGGCGACGTCCGCAGCGGGACCCGACGGTGCGAACGCCGCCACCGAGCGCCCGACGCGCCGACCCGCGGCCACCACGGTCGGTGCGCTGCTCGTCGTGCTGGGGGTCGTGGCCGACCTGGTCTGGCTCGCGAACCTCGCGCTGCACTGGGACCAGACGCTGCGCTCGCTCTTCCTGGGCGGCAGCGTGACCCAGGCCGACATCGACGAGGCGTCCGGCCCGCTGCTGGTCCTGGTGGTGGTGCTGCTCTCGCTCGTCGCGCTGTTCCAGCTCTTCCTGGCCTGGCGCGTCCTCAGAGGCCGCAACTGGGCGCGGGACCTCGTCATGGTGCTCGCCGCGATCAGCACGACGTCGTCGTTCGTGGGGTGGGCCGTGTCCGGGAACCAGATCACGCTGAGCACCACGCTGCTCACCGTGGCGCTCGACATCCTGATGCTGCTCACGCTCTCGAGCCGGGACGCCGCGGCGTACGCGCGGGACGCACGTGCCGAGCGCCGGCTCCGGCGCGAGCGGCGCCGTGCCGGAGGGCGCGGCTAG
- a CDS encoding class E sortase, with amino-acid sequence MRHTSHRTRGRSGGGAVSTTFGVLGELLITLGIVVGLFVVWQLWWTTVQSSQAASTIMTEFQETLPPAPEVAAELRTDAPPVPEAVAEGETIGALIVPTWYGKTDNTMPIVQGTTTALLNKAVAGHYVQTQQVGEVGNFALAGHRRTYGNSFRFVNELVEGDQVIVETATTWYVYEVTSHEIVLPSQVEVLAPVPNQPGVEPTERILTLTTCHSPTLGEFGNSHRWITYATFVGWMDRADGMPEQVLNDPGVQ; translated from the coding sequence GTGAGGCACACCAGCCATCGCACGCGCGGCCGCTCGGGTGGTGGCGCCGTCTCCACGACGTTCGGCGTGCTGGGCGAGCTGCTGATCACGCTCGGCATCGTCGTCGGCCTGTTCGTGGTGTGGCAGCTGTGGTGGACCACGGTCCAGTCGAGCCAGGCGGCGTCGACCATCATGACCGAGTTCCAGGAGACGCTTCCGCCGGCTCCGGAGGTCGCCGCCGAGCTGCGCACCGACGCCCCGCCGGTCCCCGAGGCGGTCGCCGAGGGCGAGACGATCGGCGCGCTCATCGTCCCCACCTGGTACGGCAAGACCGACAACACCATGCCGATCGTCCAGGGCACCACGACCGCGCTGCTGAACAAGGCCGTCGCGGGGCACTACGTGCAGACCCAGCAGGTCGGTGAGGTCGGCAACTTCGCGCTCGCCGGGCACCGGCGCACGTACGGCAACTCGTTCCGGTTCGTCAATGAGCTCGTCGAGGGTGACCAGGTCATCGTCGAGACCGCGACGACCTGGTACGTGTACGAGGTCACGAGCCACGAGATCGTCCTGCCGAGCCAGGTCGAGGTCCTCGCCCCCGTGCCCAACCAGCCGGGCGTCGAGCCGACCGAGCGGATCCTGACCCTCACGACGTGCCACTCCCCCACGCTCGGGGAGTTCGGCAACTCCCACCGGTGGATCACCTACGCGACGTTCGTCGGCTGGATGGACCGCGCCGACGGTATGCCCGAGCAAGTCCTCAACGACCCGGGGGTGCAGTGA
- a CDS encoding AI-2E family transporter, giving the protein MSPAAKKVAGARRNPSVVGADDSVPAWLRTSAGWSWRILLLVAAVGLVFFATSQVQIVFIAVFLALVITSVLNPVTDWYAKIMPRGLATGLALLSAFLVLGGLLTYVITSVAGQWESLAGQFNTGIEKIFDFLENGPLPVTITPQDIETWIENARTWITEHGGDIASQAAASAGSVFEAFAVLALAIFCTIFFLARGKDMWTWFLNQLPSRSRETWTLAGGAGWYTFSGYARGTVIIALVDGILAAIVLVVLGVPLAAPLAVLVFIGAFIPLIGAPAAMVIAMVVALAANGIVNAALVGIFIALIGQFEGHILQPLVMGKQVSLHPVVVALAVTSGTFIAGILGAVVSVPLVAVAWAVFSRLRRKDPPMEKEIPTAKEIALSGKERSSNGSNGSNGSNGKGSDKEATADA; this is encoded by the coding sequence CTGAGCCCTGCGGCCAAGAAGGTCGCGGGCGCGCGCCGCAACCCGTCGGTCGTGGGGGCCGACGACTCCGTGCCGGCGTGGCTGCGCACGAGCGCGGGCTGGTCGTGGCGGATCCTGCTGCTGGTCGCGGCGGTCGGCCTGGTCTTCTTCGCGACGTCCCAGGTGCAGATCGTCTTCATCGCGGTCTTCCTGGCCCTGGTCATCACCTCGGTCCTGAATCCCGTGACCGACTGGTACGCCAAGATCATGCCGCGCGGGCTCGCGACGGGCCTCGCGCTCCTGTCGGCCTTCCTGGTGCTCGGCGGGCTGCTGACGTACGTCATCACGTCGGTCGCGGGCCAGTGGGAGAGCCTCGCGGGGCAGTTCAACACCGGCATCGAGAAGATCTTCGACTTCCTGGAGAACGGGCCGCTGCCCGTGACGATCACCCCGCAGGACATCGAGACCTGGATAGAGAACGCCCGCACGTGGATCACCGAGCACGGCGGCGACATCGCGAGCCAGGCCGCGGCGAGCGCGGGCTCGGTCTTCGAGGCGTTCGCGGTCCTGGCTCTCGCGATCTTCTGCACCATCTTCTTCCTGGCACGCGGCAAGGATATGTGGACGTGGTTCCTCAACCAGCTCCCGTCCCGCTCGCGCGAGACCTGGACGCTGGCCGGAGGAGCGGGCTGGTACACGTTCTCCGGCTACGCCCGGGGCACGGTCATCATCGCCCTGGTGGACGGGATCCTCGCCGCCATCGTCCTGGTGGTCCTCGGGGTGCCGCTCGCTGCGCCGCTCGCGGTCCTGGTGTTCATCGGCGCGTTCATCCCCCTCATCGGCGCCCCGGCCGCGATGGTCATCGCGATGGTCGTCGCGCTGGCGGCGAACGGCATCGTCAACGCCGCGCTCGTCGGCATCTTCATCGCCCTCATCGGCCAGTTCGAGGGGCACATCCTGCAGCCCCTGGTGATGGGCAAGCAGGTCTCGCTGCACCCGGTCGTGGTGGCGCTCGCGGTGACGTCCGGGACGTTCATCGCGGGCATCCTCGGTGCGGTCGTGTCCGTGCCGCTCGTCGCGGTCGCGTGGGCGGTGTTCAGCAGGCTGCGACGCAAGGACCCGCCCATGGAGAAGGAGATCCCCACGGCCAAGGAGATCGCGCTCTCCGGCAAGGAACGCTCCTCGAACGGCTCGAACGGCTCGAACGGCTCGAACGGCAAGGGGAGCGACAAGGAGGCGACGGCCGACGCCTGA
- a CDS encoding RtcB family protein: MSTNTTKNAATRLTPTLWSWASILDDGAREQAERTSTMPFVHPHLALMPDAHLGLGATVGSVIPTLRSIIPAAVGVDIGCGMVAVRTRYTAADVAGPALRDLRLAIEKAVPTSAGSYNQRLTDTATARVAELEALADKAGFDPARYAGNWRLQLGSLGSGNHFIEVSLDEEDRVWFFLHSGSRGVGNKIAQHHIAVARELMTRYWIDLPDKDLAYLVEGTDEFWAYIRELRWAQHFALLNREEMMDRVVAAFDAWSGLAPVEEAERINCHHNFTEREHHFSKDVWVSRKGAIRAREGDPGLIPGSMGTASYVVVGKGHPLALDSAPHGAGREYSRSKARKTFTHDQLREAMAGIEYRDTDAFIDEIPAAYKSIDRVMQDAADLVEVRHTLRQIVNVKGD, encoded by the coding sequence ATGAGCACGAACACCACGAAGAACGCGGCGACCCGCCTGACCCCGACCCTGTGGAGCTGGGCCTCGATCCTCGACGACGGCGCCCGCGAGCAGGCAGAGCGCACGTCGACCATGCCCTTCGTCCACCCGCACCTCGCCCTCATGCCCGACGCGCACCTGGGCCTGGGCGCGACCGTGGGCTCCGTGATCCCCACGCTGCGCTCGATCATCCCCGCCGCGGTCGGCGTCGACATCGGCTGCGGCATGGTCGCCGTCCGGACCCGGTACACGGCCGCCGACGTCGCGGGGCCCGCGCTGCGCGACCTGCGGCTCGCGATCGAGAAGGCCGTGCCGACGAGCGCCGGCTCCTACAACCAGCGCCTGACCGACACGGCGACGGCTCGCGTCGCCGAGCTCGAGGCGCTCGCGGACAAGGCGGGGTTCGATCCCGCGCGGTACGCCGGGAACTGGCGCCTGCAGCTCGGTTCGCTGGGGTCCGGGAACCACTTCATCGAGGTCAGCCTCGACGAGGAGGACCGGGTCTGGTTCTTCCTGCACTCGGGGTCGCGCGGCGTGGGCAACAAGATCGCGCAGCACCACATCGCGGTCGCGCGCGAGCTCATGACCCGGTACTGGATCGACCTGCCGGACAAGGACCTCGCGTACCTCGTCGAGGGCACCGACGAGTTCTGGGCGTACATCCGCGAGCTGCGGTGGGCCCAGCACTTCGCGCTGCTCAACCGCGAGGAGATGATGGACCGCGTCGTGGCCGCGTTCGACGCCTGGTCGGGGCTCGCCCCGGTCGAGGAGGCCGAGCGCATCAACTGCCACCACAACTTCACCGAGCGCGAGCACCACTTCTCGAAGGACGTGTGGGTCTCGCGCAAGGGCGCGATCCGTGCCCGCGAGGGCGACCCGGGGCTCATCCCGGGGTCCATGGGCACCGCGTCGTACGTCGTCGTGGGCAAGGGGCACCCGCTCGCGCTCGACTCCGCGCCGCACGGGGCGGGGCGCGAGTACTCGCGGAGCAAGGCGCGCAAGACGTTCACGCACGACCAGCTCCGCGAGGCCATGGCCGGGATCGAGTACCGCGACACCGACGCGTTCATCGACGAGATCCCGGCCGCCTACAAGTCGATCGACCGGGTCATGCAGGACGCGGCGGACCTCGTCGAGGTCCGCCACACCCTGCGGCAGATCGTCAACGTCAAGGGCGACTGA
- the ald gene encoding alanine dehydrogenase, whose translation MRIGIPAEVKNNEFRVALTPAGAHHLVAAGHEVLVQAGAGTGSAISDEDFTFAGAQVLGTAEEVWGRAELVCKVKEPVPSEYPLLRDDLLLFAYLHLAADPLGTAALLDAGTTAVAYETAQAPDGSLPLLAPMSEVAGRMATQVGAYHLMRPAGGSGVLLGGVPGSRPGRVVILGGGTAGRHAAEIAVGMRAEVTILDLSLPVLRALDQEFAGHVRTVASSAYAIEQEVLTADLVIGAVLVAGARAPRLVTNDLVSRMKPGSVLVDIAVDQGGCFEDTRPTTHDEPTFRVHGSTFYCVANMPGAVPVTSTHALTSATLPYLALLADGGTSALRSVPLLRSGLTTVSGTLVNEQVGAALDLSWTRAEDVLGD comes from the coding sequence ATGAGGATCGGGATACCTGCCGAGGTCAAGAACAACGAGTTCCGCGTCGCGCTGACCCCCGCGGGCGCCCATCACCTGGTCGCGGCGGGGCACGAGGTCCTGGTCCAGGCGGGTGCCGGGACAGGCTCGGCCATCTCCGACGAGGACTTCACGTTCGCGGGCGCGCAGGTCCTGGGCACGGCCGAGGAGGTCTGGGGGCGCGCCGAGCTCGTCTGCAAGGTCAAGGAACCCGTGCCGAGCGAGTACCCGTTGCTGCGCGACGACCTGCTGCTGTTCGCCTACCTCCACCTGGCCGCCGACCCCCTCGGCACGGCCGCGCTGCTCGACGCCGGGACCACCGCGGTCGCCTACGAGACCGCCCAGGCGCCCGACGGCTCCCTGCCGCTCCTCGCACCCATGAGCGAGGTGGCCGGGCGCATGGCGACCCAGGTCGGGGCCTACCACCTGATGCGACCCGCGGGCGGCTCGGGCGTGCTGCTCGGCGGCGTCCCCGGCAGCAGGCCGGGACGCGTCGTGATCCTCGGTGGCGGGACCGCCGGCCGGCACGCGGCCGAGATCGCCGTCGGGATGCGCGCCGAGGTCACGATCCTCGACCTGTCGCTGCCCGTGCTGCGCGCGCTCGACCAGGAGTTCGCGGGGCACGTGCGGACCGTCGCGTCGAGCGCTTACGCGATCGAGCAGGAGGTGCTCACGGCCGACCTGGTGATCGGTGCGGTGCTCGTCGCGGGGGCCAGGGCGCCGCGCCTCGTCACGAACGACCTCGTGTCCCGCATGAAGCCCGGCTCGGTGCTCGTCGACATCGCCGTCGACCAGGGCGGGTGCTTCGAGGACACCCGCCCCACCACGCACGACGAGCCCACCTTCCGGGTGCACGGCTCCACGTTCTACTGCGTCGCGAACATGCCCGGCGCGGTCCCCGTGACCAGCACGCACGCCCTGACGAGCGCGACCCTGCCGTACCTCGCGCTCCTCGCGGACGGCGGGACGAGCGCGCTGCGCAGCGTCCCGCTGCTGCGCAGCGGGCTGACGACCGTGTCCGGGACCCTCGTCAACGAGCAGGTGGGCGCCGCGCTCGACCTGTCCTGGACGCGCGCCGAGGACGTCCTGGGGGACTAG
- a CDS encoding GNAT family N-acetyltransferase, translated as MEPFVLANERVHLAMPTATDVDRITELCQGAEIAAWTTVPSPYTRADAASFIEEIVPEAWRTGRGSTWAIRRPDAPDAPVLGMVGITLDPAPTRERSAEIGYWLAPEARGEGLMSEAARLVVDWAFDPEGLGLSRIVWTAYTGNWASRRVAWRLGFRVEGTVRGFGIQRGARRDAWIGTLLAGDPREPVEPWPSAEAGDHAGQTRAR; from the coding sequence ATGGAACCTTTCGTCCTCGCCAACGAACGCGTCCACCTCGCCATGCCCACCGCGACGGACGTCGACCGCATCACCGAGCTCTGCCAGGGAGCGGAGATCGCCGCGTGGACCACCGTGCCCAGCCCGTACACGCGCGCCGACGCAGCGTCCTTCATCGAGGAGATCGTGCCCGAGGCGTGGCGCACGGGGCGGGGGAGCACGTGGGCGATCCGCCGCCCGGACGCCCCGGACGCTCCCGTCCTGGGCATGGTCGGGATCACCCTGGACCCCGCGCCCACGCGCGAACGATCGGCCGAGATCGGGTACTGGCTCGCGCCCGAGGCGCGGGGCGAGGGGCTCATGTCGGAGGCCGCCCGCCTCGTGGTCGACTGGGCGTTCGACCCCGAGGGCCTGGGGCTCTCGCGCATCGTCTGGACCGCGTACACCGGCAACTGGGCCTCGCGCCGCGTCGCGTGGCGGCTCGGGTTCCGGGTCGAGGGCACGGTGCGGGGCTTCGGCATCCAGCGGGGCGCACGTCGGGACGCGTGGATCGGGACGTTGCTCGCCGGCGACCCGCGCGAACCGGTCGAGCCGTGGCCGTCCGCCGAGGCAGGGGACCACGCGGGCCAGACGCGGGCACGCTGA